The following are from one region of the Corythoichthys intestinalis isolate RoL2023-P3 chromosome 17, ASM3026506v1, whole genome shotgun sequence genome:
- the LOC130905710 gene encoding PR domain zinc finger protein 12-like isoform X2: MCGQSPFFEVQKLSSLVLPSEVIIAQSSIPGEGLGIFSKTWIKAGTEMGPFTGKVLSPEHVDLLKNNNLMWEVFNEDGTVRYFIDASQEDQRSWMTYIKCARNEQEQNLEVVQIGSSIYYKAVETIPPDQELLVWYGNTHNTFLGIPGVPGTDEEQQQQQQQKKNRNDDSLSCESSCSPPSSSSSNAAGPHTSGRMRCVICHRGFNSRSNLRSHMRIHTLDKPFVCRFCNRRFSQSSTLRNHVRLHTGERPYKCHVCQSAYSQLAGLRAHQKSARHKPAATAAADAAVRASPPPPPLPVASQQMAPVVRHHHHHVPLVHHIPALVL, encoded by the exons ATGTGTGGACAGTCTCCCTTTTTTG AGGTGCAGAAATTGTCCAGCCTGGTTCTCCCCAGCGAGGTGATTATTGCTCAGAGCTCCATCCCGGGAGAAGGTCTGGGAATCTTCTCCAAGACCTGGATCAAGGCCGGCACCGAGATGGGCCCCTTCACGGGCAAAGTCCTGTCCCCAGAACATGTTGACCTGCTCAAGAACAACAACCTAATGTGGGAG GTGTTTAACGAGGACGGCACTGTGAGGTACTTCATCGATGCCAGCCAAGAGGACCAACGCAGCTGGATGACTTACATCAAGTGCGCCCGTAATGAGCAGGAGCAGAACCTGGAGGTTGTCCAGATCGGCAGCAGCATCTATTACAAGGCCGTGGAG ACGATTCCCCCGGACCAGGAACTGCTGGTGTGGTACGGAAACACTCATAACACATTCCTGGGCATCCCTGGAGTGCCGGGAACGGACGAAGagcagcagcaacagcagcagcagaaaAAGAACAGAAAtg ATGACTCCCTGTCTTGTGAGTCCTCGTGCTCGCCtccttcttcctcctcctccaacgCCGCTGGCCCCCACACTTCGGGTCGCATGCGCTGCGTCATATGCCACCGCGGCTTCAACTCGCGCAGCAACCTGCGTTCCCACATGCGCATCCACACGTTGGACAAGCCGTTTGTTTGCCGCTTCTGCAACCGCCGCTTCAGCCAGTCATCCACGCTGCGTAACCACGTGCGCCTGCACACAGGCGAGCGGCCCTACAAATGTCACGTATGCCAGAGCGCCTATTCCCAGTTGGCAGGGCTACGCGCGCACCAGAAAAGCGCACGCCACAAGCCGGCCGCGACCGCCGCCGCCGATGCCGCCGTTCGGGCGTCGCCGCCCCCTCCTCCTCTTCCCGTGGCCAGCCAACAGATGGCGCCCGTAGTACGCCACCATCACCATCACGTGCCGCTGGTGCACCACATTCCCGCCCTGGTGCTCTGA